In Wenyingzhuangia fucanilytica, the following are encoded in one genomic region:
- a CDS encoding DUF5689 domain-containing protein: MKKYSLFILLLLLISCVEDVNHKMIDTDIVNPDISQKTEITFKQLYDLHGNEIGKDTVVVGYVVSSDIQGNFYKEVFIQNTTGLSDIAPENPRMGMRIRVGIASASTKYALGRKVIINLEGLKRTTSNKLLTLGKPNGTYIKDILEFDLDTHILKTTEVAEVVPKPIELSNLTSSDLNTLVKIKDVHFKENQIGLPLSGLPTDDFNGLRTLVFCNTFRKDSILLETSNFADFSEEQIPNAQVDITAIYHISFDKEPILVLNQIEDLIPSGPYVNCSEIITPDLLITEVADPKVGTGEVARYVEIFNPTPNTVSLEGWNLVRYNKTSANNYSYIISLDDLSIAPNSTLLIANDALDDQTNKTWFETYFGFAPMISHSNIDGNGDDAYELIDPLNKVKDVYGVPNVDGTGSAWEYEDGVAVRKIDISIPNTVFDESEWQIKKNVPQLNIDGGNMDFTPGVR, translated from the coding sequence ATGAAAAAATATAGTTTATTTATATTATTACTGCTTTTAATTTCTTGTGTAGAAGATGTAAATCACAAAATGATTGATACTGATATTGTCAATCCAGACATCAGTCAAAAAACAGAAATTACCTTTAAACAACTTTATGATTTACACGGTAATGAAATTGGAAAAGATACTGTGGTGGTAGGCTATGTGGTTTCTTCGGATATTCAAGGGAATTTTTATAAAGAAGTTTTTATTCAAAACACTACAGGGCTTTCTGATATTGCTCCTGAGAACCCTAGAATGGGAATGAGAATTCGTGTGGGGATTGCCTCAGCTAGTACAAAATATGCTCTAGGAAGAAAAGTAATCATTAACCTAGAGGGTTTAAAAAGAACCACGAGCAATAAGTTATTAACTTTAGGAAAGCCAAATGGTACTTATATTAAAGATATTTTAGAGTTTGACCTAGATACCCATATTTTAAAAACAACCGAGGTGGCCGAGGTCGTTCCAAAACCAATTGAGTTGTCTAATTTAACAAGTAGTGATTTAAATACTTTAGTAAAAATTAAAGATGTCCATTTTAAAGAAAACCAAATAGGTTTACCTCTTTCGGGCTTACCAACGGATGATTTTAATGGGTTAAGAACTTTAGTGTTTTGTAATACCTTTAGGAAGGATTCTATTTTGTTAGAAACTAGTAATTTTGCAGATTTTTCGGAAGAACAAATTCCAAATGCTCAAGTAGATATTACAGCTATTTACCATATTAGTTTTGATAAAGAACCTATTTTGGTGTTGAACCAAATAGAAGATTTAATTCCATCTGGACCTTATGTTAATTGCTCTGAAATTATAACTCCAGATCTTTTGATAACCGAAGTAGCTGACCCTAAAGTTGGAACCGGTGAGGTTGCTAGGTATGTTGAAATTTTTAATCCAACTCCAAACACTGTTTCTTTGGAGGGATGGAATTTGGTTAGATACAATAAAACTTCTGCCAATAACTATTCTTATATCATTTCTTTAGATGACTTGTCTATAGCTCCGAATTCAACTTTATTGATTGCAAATGATGCTCTGGACGATCAAACTAATAAAACTTGGTTCGAAACTTATTTTGGATTTGCTCCAATGATTTCCCATAGTAATATTGATGGAAACGGAGATGATGCATATGAGTTGATTGACCCTTTAAACAAAGTGAAAGATGTGTATGGGGTTCCAAATGTTGATGGTACAGGTTCTGCTTGGGAGTATGAAGATGGAGTGGCTGTTAGGAAAATAGATATTTCAATTCCGAATACTGTTTTTGATGAAAGTGAATGGCAAATTAAAAAGAATGTGCCACAATTAAATATTGACGGAGGAAATATGGATTTTACACCAGGTGTTAGATAG
- a CDS encoding thioredoxin family protein, translating to MALTPSNTMRVGTIAPDFVLPDTVSGVHIPLEAIQGEIGTLVLFICNHCPFVIHVNKLLVKLANQYQPQGINFIAISSNDVERYPQDSPELMKSHAIENKYPFPYLYDESQNVAKEYNAACTPDIYLFDKDLKLYYHGQLDDSRPGNAVKVTGDDIKIAFEDLINNKRYTHKGKPSVGCGIKWKG from the coding sequence ATGGCGTTGACCCCTTCTAATACTATGCGAGTTGGAACCATTGCTCCAGATTTTGTATTGCCTGATACGGTTTCAGGAGTTCATATTCCTTTAGAAGCTATCCAAGGAGAAATAGGAACATTGGTCTTGTTTATTTGCAATCACTGCCCTTTTGTGATTCATGTCAATAAATTATTGGTGAAATTGGCAAATCAATATCAGCCTCAAGGAATTAATTTTATTGCCATTAGCAGTAATGATGTAGAAAGATATCCTCAAGATAGTCCGGAGTTGATGAAATCACATGCGATAGAAAATAAATATCCTTTTCCTTATTTATATGATGAAAGTCAAAACGTAGCAAAAGAATACAATGCTGCTTGTACTCCAGATATTTACTTATTTGATAAGGATTTAAAATTATATTATCATGGTCAGTTAGATGATTCTAGACCAGGAAATGCTGTTAAAGTTACAGGTGATGATATAAAAATTGCCTTCGAAGATTTGATAAACAATAAACGTTATACCCACAAAGGCAAACCAAGTGTAGGTTGTGGAATCAAATGGAAGGGGTAA